The following are from one region of the Nocardioides marmotae genome:
- a CDS encoding FHA domain-containing protein FhaB/FipA — protein MSELTLFLIRVAYLAILWIFVLSAISVIRSDMFGARVPESARGAGEPRPRRSGRTGRGGGKEKPKRRGSPTHVVVTEGSNVGERADLDQAPILIGRGSDAAIRLDDDYVSTRHARIAASGDQWFVEDLGSTNGTYIGSVRITQPTTVTLGTQVRIGKTILELRK, from the coding sequence ATGTCTGAGCTCACCCTCTTCCTGATCCGCGTCGCCTACCTGGCGATCCTGTGGATCTTCGTGCTCTCCGCGATCTCGGTGATCCGCTCGGACATGTTCGGCGCCCGGGTGCCCGAGTCCGCCCGCGGCGCAGGCGAGCCCCGCCCGCGCCGCTCGGGCCGGACCGGCCGCGGCGGTGGCAAGGAGAAGCCCAAGCGGCGCGGCTCCCCGACCCACGTCGTGGTCACCGAGGGCAGCAACGTCGGCGAGCGCGCCGATCTCGACCAGGCGCCGATCCTCATCGGGCGCGGGAGCGACGCCGCGATCCGCCTCGACGACGACTACGTCTCCACGCGACACGCCCGGATCGCGGCCTCGGGCGACCAGTGGTTCGTCGAGGACCTCGGCTCCACCAACGGCACCTACATCGGCAGCGTCCGGATCACCCAGCCCACCACGGTCACTCTCGGCACGCAGGTGCGGATCGGCAAGACCATCCTGGAGCTGCGGAAGTGA
- a CDS encoding FhaA domain-containing protein, whose amino-acid sequence MGGLSRLEQRLEQMISGAFAKAFRSAVQPVEIAAALQREIDNNAQILSRDRRLVPNDFHVELSATDLERLAPYDTAMAGELAQQLQDHADDQGYVFPGPVQIDFEPAEDLTTGRFRIRSRAQARVTGNATHTQVRRARAVLEVNGTTQPLHPPGVVVGRGTDADVRINDPGVSRRHVEFGVTTERHGGEESVRVEVRDLGSTNGMLVDGQKMARSVLHDGAEVRIGNTTMTVRVVEEDAWDV is encoded by the coding sequence GTGGGCGGACTCTCGCGCCTCGAGCAGCGGCTCGAGCAGATGATCTCCGGCGCCTTCGCCAAGGCGTTCCGGTCGGCGGTGCAGCCGGTCGAGATCGCGGCGGCGCTGCAGCGCGAGATCGACAACAACGCCCAGATCCTCTCCCGCGACCGGCGGCTGGTCCCCAACGACTTCCACGTGGAGCTCTCCGCCACCGACCTCGAGCGGCTCGCGCCGTACGACACCGCGATGGCCGGCGAGCTCGCCCAGCAGCTGCAGGACCACGCCGACGACCAGGGCTACGTGTTCCCGGGCCCGGTCCAGATCGACTTCGAGCCGGCCGAGGACCTCACCACCGGCCGGTTCCGCATCCGCAGCCGCGCCCAGGCGCGGGTGACCGGCAACGCCACGCACACCCAGGTACGCCGCGCGCGGGCCGTGCTCGAGGTCAACGGCACCACCCAGCCGCTGCACCCGCCGGGCGTGGTCGTGGGGCGCGGGACCGACGCGGACGTGCGGATCAACGACCCCGGCGTGAGCCGGCGCCACGTCGAGTTCGGCGTGACCACCGAGCGCCACGGCGGGGAGGAGTCGGTGCGCGTCGAGGTCCGCGACCTCGGGTCGACCAACGGCATGCTCGTCGACGGGCAGAAGATGGCCCGCTCGGTCCTCCACGACGGCGCCGAGGTCCGCATCGGCAACACCACGATGACGGTCCGCGTCGTCGAGGAGGACGCCTGGGATGTCTGA
- a CDS encoding aldo/keto reductase: protein MTTTLAEQSGTFTIGGDLEVRRLGYGSMQLTGPGVWGDPKDPDEAVRVLRRAVELGVTLIDTADSYGPVVAEQLIRTALHPYPDDLVVATKAGLTRQGPDVWTPVGRPAYLRQQAEMSLRHLGVERIDLMQLHRVDPEVPLEDQVGELKKLQDEGKVRHIGLSEVTVEQVQQAREVAEIATVQNLYNLANRSAEDLLTYCEEQGIGFIPWFPLATGQLSGPDSPLTTIATEKGVSASQLALAWLLRRSPVMLPIPGTSSVAHLEDNMAAAAIELTDEEHAALEAAV from the coding sequence ATGACCACCACCCTTGCTGAGCAGAGCGGAACGTTCACGATCGGCGGCGACCTGGAGGTGCGCCGCCTCGGCTACGGATCGATGCAGCTGACCGGGCCGGGGGTCTGGGGCGACCCGAAGGACCCCGACGAGGCGGTGCGCGTCCTGCGTCGCGCCGTCGAGCTGGGCGTCACCCTCATCGACACCGCCGACTCCTACGGGCCGGTCGTGGCCGAGCAGCTGATCCGCACGGCGCTGCACCCCTATCCCGACGACCTGGTCGTCGCCACCAAGGCCGGCCTGACCCGGCAGGGCCCGGACGTGTGGACCCCCGTCGGCCGGCCGGCGTACCTGCGCCAGCAGGCGGAGATGTCGCTGCGCCACCTCGGCGTCGAGCGGATCGACCTCATGCAGCTGCACCGCGTCGACCCCGAGGTGCCGCTCGAGGACCAGGTCGGTGAGCTGAAGAAGCTCCAGGACGAGGGGAAGGTCCGCCACATCGGGCTCTCCGAGGTCACCGTCGAGCAGGTCCAGCAGGCGCGCGAGGTCGCGGAGATCGCGACCGTGCAGAACCTCTACAACCTGGCCAACCGCTCCGCCGAGGACCTGCTGACCTACTGCGAGGAGCAGGGCATCGGGTTCATCCCGTGGTTCCCGCTCGCGACCGGGCAGCTCTCCGGCCCCGACAGCCCGCTCACCACGATCGCCACCGAGAAGGGCGTCTCGGCCTCGCAGCTCGCGCTCGCCTGGCTGCTGCGCCGCTCGCCGGTGATGCTGCCGATCCCCGGAACCTCCAGCGTCGCCCACCTCGAGGACAACATGGCGGCCGCCGCGATCGAGCTGACCGACGAGGAGCACGCCGCGCTCGAGGCCGCGGTCTGA